From a region of the Marinomonas mediterranea MMB-1 genome:
- a CDS encoding DedA family protein, giving the protein MLVEWQAWLVAHADSVGFVFVGLLLLTYVLEDVAIVCAATLATQGLVNIPVALMAIFIGIVTGDLALYVLGRYGRRLRGLRYKTLTSRYFKLTRKMLTKRPFLNLFLIRFIPGLRTIGFTLSGFMALSPWLFFSAALVATSIWSVLIFTLLYSVGIAATETYDGVKWLMPVVALSVLLLVNLILSKTLKRRYV; this is encoded by the coding sequence ATGTTAGTCGAATGGCAAGCTTGGTTGGTCGCGCATGCGGATTCTGTTGGCTTCGTGTTCGTTGGGCTGTTGCTCTTAACGTATGTACTCGAAGACGTGGCGATTGTATGCGCCGCCACCTTAGCTACCCAAGGTCTGGTCAATATCCCCGTCGCCTTGATGGCGATCTTTATAGGCATCGTCACTGGCGATTTGGCGCTCTATGTATTAGGTCGATATGGTCGCCGCCTCAGAGGGTTGAGATACAAAACCTTGACCAGTCGCTATTTTAAGCTCACTCGAAAAATGCTCACCAAGCGCCCATTCCTTAATCTGTTTCTGATTCGATTTATCCCAGGCTTAAGAACCATAGGTTTTACCTTGAGTGGGTTTATGGCGTTGTCTCCTTGGCTCTTCTTCTCAGCCGCCTTGGTCGCGACTAGCATTTGGAGTGTGCTGATTTTTACATTGCTTTATTCGGTCGGTATCGCCGCTACCGAGACCTATGACGGCGTGAAATGGCTTATGCCCGTTGTCGCGCTGTCCGTGTTGCTACTCGTTAACCTCATTCTCTCGAAAACGCTCAAGCGTAGGTATGTGTGA
- a CDS encoding cysteine hydrolase family protein, whose translation MHALILIDQQKGIDHPKLGVRNNPTAETEISSLLSLWRQKSWPIFHVKHRSKQRESVFWPDQEGFEFKEAFLPLEGETTIEKSVPCAFINNSLDDELKKLGVNEIVLVGVATNNSVESTARTGGSLGYTVYVVDDACFTFAKPDYFGLARSADEVHAMSLANLHGEYATVTSREQLVEKVIA comes from the coding sequence GTGCATGCATTAATTTTAATCGATCAGCAAAAGGGAATTGATCATCCCAAATTAGGCGTGAGAAACAATCCAACTGCTGAAACTGAAATTTCGAGTTTGTTGTCTCTATGGCGTCAGAAAAGCTGGCCGATCTTTCATGTAAAACATCGATCTAAACAAAGAGAATCTGTGTTTTGGCCAGATCAAGAAGGATTCGAATTCAAGGAAGCATTTCTGCCATTAGAAGGGGAGACAACCATTGAAAAATCGGTTCCTTGTGCGTTTATTAACAATAGCTTGGATGATGAACTGAAAAAGCTTGGTGTTAATGAGATCGTTTTGGTTGGCGTGGCAACGAACAACTCAGTGGAATCGACCGCAAGAACGGGCGGCAGCCTTGGCTATACCGTGTACGTGGTAGACGATGCTTGTTTTACCTTTGCTAAACCAGACTATTTTGGCTTAGCACGCAGTGCTGATGAGGTGCATGCGATGTCTCTTGCAAATCTACACGGAGAATATGCAACGGTCACAAGTCGTGAGCAATTAGTTGAGAAGGTAATAGCCTAA
- a CDS encoding YHS domain-containing (seleno)protein: MKAMFAALMLMMSTLGFAQSEIYTGYFSSKAVGGYDTVAYFTQGKPVKGSSDYKTEFKGANWYFASQANLDLFKQDPDKYAPQYGGYCAWAVSAKNDFAKGDPEHWSIVDGKLYLNYNQNIKDKWSQDIPGHIAQGDKNWPTLIAK, translated from the coding sequence ATGAAAGCAATGTTTGCCGCTCTGATGCTAATGATGAGCACATTGGGCTTTGCCCAAAGCGAAATTTACACAGGCTATTTCAGTAGCAAAGCCGTGGGCGGTTACGACACCGTCGCGTACTTTACCCAAGGTAAACCCGTTAAAGGAAGCTCGGATTATAAGACCGAATTCAAAGGTGCGAACTGGTACTTCGCATCGCAAGCGAACTTGGACCTATTCAAACAAGACCCCGACAAATACGCGCCACAGTACGGCGGTTATTGTGCGTGGGCCGTCTCTGCTAAAAACGATTTTGCAAAAGGCGATCCAGAACATTGGTCTATAGTAGATGGCAAACTCTATCTAAATTACAACCAAAATATCAAAGATAAATGGAGTCAGGACATTCCGGGTCACATTGCTCAAGGCGATAAAAACTGGCCAACGCTCATCGCAAAATAA
- a CDS encoding NRDE family protein has product MCSVTWLTHKNGYEIFFNRDEQKTRAAALPPEQVTLKGVDVLMPIDPVGHGSWISTNEAGLSLCLLNNYQGKVPEGELTSRGHLLKMLSSSTGIEQVAARFKAFAMESFAPFTLLVFVYGQTQVTGFCWDGESVSVEKMQSPHFSSGVDLVEVSAYRRSVYEKIESPDFDSLIDFHRHHHASVPHRSVCMHRGDAKSVSFTYVRVSAKEQLMSYVAGSPCTHLSKAAVEQNSVMLTRYTSLVC; this is encoded by the coding sequence ATGTGCTCAGTCACTTGGCTAACTCATAAAAACGGCTATGAGATCTTCTTCAATCGCGATGAGCAAAAAACACGCGCTGCCGCGTTACCACCAGAGCAAGTAACACTAAAAGGCGTTGATGTACTCATGCCCATTGACCCCGTCGGGCACGGCAGTTGGATCAGTACCAATGAAGCCGGGTTGTCACTGTGTTTGCTCAACAACTATCAAGGCAAAGTGCCAGAAGGCGAACTGACTTCTCGAGGGCACTTGCTCAAAATGCTATCCAGTTCGACCGGAATCGAACAAGTGGCGGCGCGGTTCAAAGCCTTTGCAATGGAAAGCTTCGCACCTTTTACCCTGTTGGTGTTCGTGTACGGCCAAACGCAAGTAACGGGCTTCTGTTGGGATGGTGAGTCAGTATCGGTCGAAAAAATGCAGTCTCCGCACTTCTCTTCAGGAGTTGACCTCGTTGAAGTGAGTGCTTACCGACGTTCTGTCTATGAGAAAATCGAATCCCCCGACTTTGACTCTTTAATTGATTTTCACCGCCATCATCATGCCTCAGTGCCACACCGTTCAGTGTGTATGCACAGGGGCGATGCAAAAAGTGTGAGTTTCACCTATGTGCGAGTGAGCGCTAAAGAGCAATTGATGAGCTACGTCGCAGGGTCGCCGTGCACACATTTATCCAAAGCAGCCGTTGAGCAAAACAGCGTGATGTTAACGCGATATACGAGCTTGGTTTGTTAA
- a CDS encoding lysophospholipid acyltransferase family protein, whose translation MQSPFRLPRITPFGLGESFLEWMTGLAKLDRLYQKRPQNLSSFEFMRHTLKVLNVDYRVGAGSIENIPKEGPVLIVANHPLGAVEGVILADLIGEVRQDVKVLANQLLKRLPEISDLFIGVDVFEGKSSARTNAKAVRDAHKHLSDGGVLVVFPAGEVSTYRDPETGKNANMLADVEWSQSVAKFIKRSGAVTVPMYIDGKNSALFYNAGKIHPLLRTAMLGRELLNKHSSNIQILIGNPLPYSETGRFEDNKELVKYLRLNTYLMSPQSAAQTKPVSQHLDPVISPISPDVLESEIDALSDDSCLLKQGDFDVYCVHTRDIPNMMQEIGRVREENFRAVGEGSGNACDIDEYDHYYRQLFVWQRKERELVGAYRMGLVDELLENNGIDGLYSKSLFQYGPEFLETLDTSIEMGRSVVTQKYQRNLNSLLLLWKGIAAFASKHPKYTNLFGPVSISNDYSPMARQLMMEALSLHCYDEHKAELVSPSVPFKKAGNTFWQPHLLSCLADTSLLSNLLSRMEDGKGLPVLLRQYLKMNGKLVCFNLDPDFNDTLDGLIVVDLRNVPLKTLGKYMGREEAKTYLLQHGQDV comes from the coding sequence ATGCAAAGTCCTTTTCGTCTTCCTCGTATCACGCCATTTGGCTTGGGTGAATCCTTTCTAGAATGGATGACAGGCTTAGCTAAACTGGATCGTTTATATCAAAAACGTCCACAAAACCTGTCCAGCTTCGAGTTCATGCGACACACCCTAAAGGTGCTTAACGTGGATTACCGTGTTGGCGCCGGAAGCATTGAGAATATCCCCAAAGAGGGGCCCGTTCTTATTGTGGCCAATCATCCTTTGGGCGCAGTTGAGGGCGTGATTCTCGCGGACTTAATTGGCGAAGTAAGGCAAGACGTGAAGGTGTTGGCGAATCAGTTGTTAAAGCGTTTGCCAGAGATATCAGATCTGTTTATTGGTGTGGATGTATTCGAAGGCAAATCGTCCGCTCGCACCAACGCCAAAGCCGTTCGAGATGCACACAAACATTTGAGTGACGGCGGAGTGCTGGTTGTTTTCCCCGCCGGAGAAGTCTCTACGTATCGTGACCCCGAAACAGGAAAGAACGCAAACATGTTAGCCGATGTGGAATGGAGCCAAAGCGTCGCCAAGTTTATCAAACGAAGCGGCGCAGTAACGGTTCCTATGTACATCGATGGGAAAAACAGCGCCTTGTTTTATAACGCAGGAAAAATACATCCCTTATTGCGAACGGCCATGTTAGGACGCGAGCTATTGAACAAACATTCTTCGAACATTCAGATCTTAATCGGCAACCCATTACCGTATTCTGAAACAGGGCGTTTTGAAGACAACAAAGAACTGGTCAAGTATCTACGCCTGAACACCTACTTAATGAGCCCACAGAGTGCTGCGCAAACTAAACCTGTGTCGCAACACTTAGACCCTGTTATCTCGCCGATATCGCCCGATGTACTGGAATCAGAAATCGACGCATTAAGCGACGACAGTTGTTTATTGAAGCAAGGGGATTTCGACGTGTATTGCGTTCACACGCGTGATATTCCCAATATGATGCAAGAAATTGGTCGCGTTCGGGAAGAGAACTTCAGAGCGGTTGGCGAAGGCAGCGGAAACGCATGCGACATTGATGAATACGACCACTACTATCGACAACTCTTTGTCTGGCAGCGTAAAGAGCGAGAACTGGTCGGCGCGTATCGAATGGGGCTGGTGGATGAATTGCTGGAGAACAACGGGATCGACGGCTTGTACTCCAAAAGCTTATTTCAATACGGGCCAGAGTTTTTAGAGACGTTAGACACCTCCATTGAAATGGGGCGTTCTGTCGTGACGCAAAAGTATCAGCGTAACTTAAACTCCCTGCTCCTACTTTGGAAAGGGATCGCCGCGTTTGCATCAAAGCACCCAAAATACACCAACTTGTTTGGCCCAGTGAGCATAAGCAACGATTACAGCCCAATGGCACGCCAACTGATGATGGAAGCATTGTCGTTGCATTGCTATGACGAACACAAAGCGGAATTGGTTTCGCCCTCCGTTCCGTTTAAAAAAGCAGGCAATACATTTTGGCAGCCGCATCTACTATCGTGCTTAGCCGATACCAGCTTACTGTCCAACTTATTAAGCCGAATGGAAGATGGCAAAGGCCTTCCTGTTTTACTGCGTCAGTACCTTAAAATGAACGGTAAACTCGTCTGTTTTAACCTCGATCCAGACTTTAACGACACACTCGATGGCCTCATTGTCGTCGACCTACGTAATGTTCCTCTGAAAACCCTCGGCAAATACATGGGACGAGAAGAAGCCAAAACCTACCTACTGCAACACGGACAGGACGTTTAA
- a CDS encoding carboxypeptidase-like regulatory domain-containing protein: MNRLFIILLLLSLSGCAVISISPEVEGVVRDSNGVPVVANIEVTHKTLDNKTKSLTTDNEGNFKVSRMRVWTPIPFSAIRIWAEVRVTASGYEPYEYEIEGFENTPKVVELKKK; this comes from the coding sequence ATGAATCGACTATTTATAATCTTATTACTGCTGTCTCTTTCTGGGTGTGCAGTTATTTCAATTAGTCCCGAAGTCGAAGGGGTGGTGCGAGACAGTAACGGTGTTCCCGTGGTAGCGAATATCGAAGTTACTCATAAGACGTTAGACAATAAAACTAAATCGTTGACGACAGACAATGAAGGTAATTTCAAAGTAAGTCGCATGCGGGTATGGACGCCAATCCCATTTTCCGCAATCAGAATATGGGCTGAGGTTAGGGTCACTGCTTCAGGTTACGAGCCTTATGAGTACGAAATAGAAGGCTTCGAAAATACACCGAAAGTTGTGGAGCTTAAAAAGAAATAA